A genome region from Hymenobacter chitinivorans DSM 11115 includes the following:
- a CDS encoding phosphatase PAP2 family protein, translating into MLFFSIRFLLALLVALESVSVGRAQVPLSNPADTLHKYEEPRPGTAPPARAWYQKKLVRASAVPLLLIGGGIASLGDHTPVGSYAVRRQLQEHFPNFHTRVDDYLQYVPYLELGATTLFGIESRDDRLNTLLVIAKSELLMTVAVTAVKYSTRVLRPDESAHNSFPSGHTAQAFLAASIVHAELRGKSQWYGVGAYTVAAGVGTLRMLNNKHWESDVLAGAGFGILSAHLAYLSHRNRWGRKPGEFCRQWQMSPTWQPGGGAGLSVSWQPR; encoded by the coding sequence ATGCTCTTTTTTTCAATTCGCTTTCTACTGGCATTGTTGGTAGCCCTGGAATCGGTGTCGGTGGGCCGCGCCCAGGTTCCGCTGTCGAATCCGGCCGATACCTTGCACAAGTACGAAGAACCCCGGCCCGGCACGGCGCCGCCCGCCCGGGCCTGGTACCAAAAAAAGCTGGTGCGGGCCAGTGCCGTGCCGCTGCTGCTGATAGGTGGCGGTATTGCCTCGCTGGGCGACCATACGCCGGTGGGCAGCTATGCCGTGCGCCGGCAGCTGCAGGAGCACTTCCCCAACTTTCACACCCGCGTCGACGACTACCTGCAGTACGTGCCCTACCTGGAGCTGGGCGCTACGACGCTGTTTGGGATTGAGTCGCGCGACGACCGGCTGAATACGCTGCTGGTTATTGCCAAATCGGAGCTGCTGATGACCGTGGCCGTGACGGCCGTAAAGTACAGTACCCGGGTGCTGCGCCCCGATGAGTCGGCCCACAATTCATTTCCATCCGGTCATACGGCGCAGGCGTTTCTGGCCGCCAGCATTGTGCACGCCGAGCTTCGGGGCAAAAGCCAGTGGTATGGCGTGGGGGCTTATACCGTGGCGGCAGGCGTGGGTACGTTGCGCATGCTCAACAACAAGCACTGGGAATCGGATGTGCTGGCCGGGGCGGGATTCGGGATTCTGTCGGCCCACCTGGCCTACCTGAGCCACCGCAACCGCTGGGGCCGCAAGCCGGGCGAGTTTTGCCGGCAGTGGCAGATGAGCCCAACCTGGCAGCCGGGGGGCGGAGCCGGGCTGAGTGTAAGCTGGCAGCCGCGCTAA